The Caloenas nicobarica isolate bCalNic1 chromosome Z, bCalNic1.hap1, whole genome shotgun sequence genome has a segment encoding these proteins:
- the APC gene encoding adenomatous polyposis coli protein isoform X1, which translates to MAAASYDQLLKQVEALKMENSNLRQELEDNSNHLTKLETEASNMKEVLKQLQGSIEDEAMVSSGQIDLLERLKELNLESTNFPGVKLRPKVSVRSYGSREGSVSSRSGECSPVPMGSFPRRGFMNGSRESTGYLEELEKERSLLLAELEKEEKEKDWYYAQLQNLTKRIDSLPLTENFSLQTDMTRRQLEYEARQIRAAMEEQLGTCQDMEKRAQARVARIQQIEKDILRIRQLLQSQAAEAERAPQSKHDAGSHDTERQNEGQGAAEISMATSSTGQGSAARMDHETASVMSSGNNYSVPRRLTSHLGTKVEMVYSLLSMLGTHDKDDMSRTLLAMSSSQDSCIAMRQSGCLPLLIQLLHGNDKDSVLLGNSRGSKEARARASAALHNIIHSQPDDKRGRREIRVLHLLEQIRAYCETCWEWQEAHEQGMDQDKNPMPAPVDHQICPAVCVLMKLSFDEEHRHAMNELGGLQAIAELLQVDCEMYGLTNDHYSVTLRRYAGMALTNLTFGDVANKATLCSMKGCMRALVAQLKSESEDLQQVIASVLRNLSWRADVNSKKTLREVGSVKALMECALEVKKESTLKSVLSALWNLSAHCTENKADICAVDGALAFLVGTLTYRSQTNTLAIIESGGGILRNVSSLIATNEDHRQILRENSCLQTLLQHLKSHSLTIVSNACGTLWNLSARNAKDQEALWDMGAVSMLKNLIHSKHKMIAMGSAAALRNLMANRPAKYKDANIMSPGSSLPSLHVRKQKALEAELDAQHLSETFDNIDNLSPKASHRNKQRHKQNIYSEYVLDSSRHDDSVCRSESFNAGNMTVLSPYLNTTVLPGSSSSNRGNIENSRSEKDRSLDRDLEVGLNTYHPAAENTGNSSKRIGMQISTAAAQIAKVMEEVTSMHIPQEDRSSGSTSEMQCLTEDRNGPRRSATAHTHSNTYFPKSENSSRTCPVPYTKMEYKRASNDSLNSVSSSDGYGKRGQMKPSIESYSEDDESKFCSYGQYPADLAHKIHSANHMDDNDGELDTPINYSLKYSDEQLNSGRQSPSQNERWARPKHIIDDEMKQSEQRQSRSQNASYPVYTDSGDDKHMKYQSPFGQQECVSSFRSRGSNGSDQNRVGSTLGMNQKVNQSLCQVDDYDDDKPTNYSERYSEEEQHEEEDRPTNYSIKYNEEEHHVDQPIDYSLKYSTEVPPSSQKPSFTFSKTSSVQSTKTDHISSSSGNTSAPSAGSKRQNQLHPNSAQSRGGHAQKTASCKTPSINQETIQTYCVEDTPICFSRCSSLSSLSSAEDEIGRDQSTRVTDANNTLQIAELKENSGALSTEGAVSEITSTSQHIRTKSSRIQTSSLSPSDSSRHKAVEFSSGAKSPSKSGAQTPKSPPEHYVQETPLMFSRCTSVSSLDSFESRSIASSVQSEPCSGMVSGIISPSDLPDSPGQTMPPSRSKTPPPTQGVQVKREVAKGKVPCAEKRDPGPRQAAVNAAVQRVQVLPEADTLLHFATESTPDGFSCSSSLSALSLDEPFIQKDVELRIMPPVHENEHGNEAEPEQSDDTKDNQEKKVEKPAEAEKDILDDSDDDDDIEILEACIISAMPTKSSRKAKKPSQGSAPKIPPPVARKPSQLPVYKLLPSQSRLQSQKHVSFTPGDDMPRVYCVEGTPINFSTATSLSDLTIESPPSELANVDSVGTGADSGEFEKRDTIPTEGRSNDDTQRAKSSAVTSPGLYDDKTEEGDILAECINSAMPKGKSHKPFRVKKIMDQIQQASSSLSNKNQPEGEKKKPTSPVKPVPQNNEYRARVRKTTEPKSNINNERSYPENRDAKKQNLKNNSRDFNDKLPNNEERVRGSFAFDSPHHYTPIEGTPYCFSRNDSLSSLDFDDDDVDLSREKAELRKGKEAKETENKDCTNPEQSSSQQPSNRTQVCQKHPTSRSQPKTFSQSAKDIPDRGAATDEKTQNFAIENTPVCFSRNSSLSSLSDIDQENNNNKEGEPAKRTEAPDSQMESNRPQTSGYAPKSFHVEDTPVCFSRNSSLSSLSIDSEDDLLQECISSAMPKKKKPSRIKSESEKSNPRNTGGISAEDLTLDLRGIQRPDSEHGFSPDSENFDWKAIQEGANSIVSSLHQAAAAASLSRQASSDSDSILSLKSGISLGSPFHLTPDQEEKPFTSNKGPRILKPGEKSTLESKKAESESRGIKGGKKVYKSIITGKARSNSEVSSQLKQPQQTSVPSISRGRTMIHIPGVRNSSSSTSPVSKKGPPLKNTNSKSPSEGQSLTSSPRGVKSSVKPEPSPVTRQPSGLNQSGSSKGPSRSGSRDSTPSRPQQQPLSRPLQSPGRTSISPGRNGISPPNKLSQLPRTSSPSTASTKSSSSGRMSYTSPGRQMSQQNLTKQTALPKSTSSIPRSESASKGLNQALSSGGSNKKTELSRMSSTKSSGSESDRSERPVLVRQSTFIKEAPSPTLRRKLEESASFESLSPSRPDSPTRSQLQTPVLSPSLPDMSISTHSTAQTSGWRKLPPNLSPSVEYDGRPAKRHDIARSHSESPSRLPINRSGTWKREHSKHSSSLPRVSTWRRTGSSSSILSASSESSEKAKSEDEKQPGSSLSGHKQNKESQVPAKGTWRKIKENEIPQIINDPQHSSSGTTNGSDSKTLIYQMAPAVSKTEDVWVRIEDCPINNPRSGRSPTGNTPPVIDSVSEKGGVNGKDSKEIQEKQTPGNGGVSVRTIGLENRLNSFFQMDSPDKKGTETKPLQNNPVSAPESNESTVSERTPFSSSSSSKHSSPIGAVAARVTPFNYNPSRRKSSVDNSSARPSQIPTPVNNSTKKRDSKSENPDSSGTQSPKRLSGSYLMPPELSFLI; encoded by the exons GCAAGGGTGGCGAGAATTCAACAAATAGAGAAGGACATTCTTCGTATACGACAGCTCCTGCAATCACAAGCAGCTGAAGCAGAG AGAGCGCCTCAAAGCAAGCATGATGCAGGTTCCCATGATACAGAGAGGCAGAATGAAGGtcaaggagcagcagaaatcaGCATGGCAACTAGCAGTACTGGCCAg GGTTCTGCTGCTCGAATGGACCATGAGACAGCCAGTGTTATGAGCTCTGGTAATAACTATTCTGTTCCTCGCAGACTGACAAGTCATCTGGGTACCAAG GTGGAAATGGTGTATTCATTGTTATCAATGCTTGGTACTCATGATAAAGATGACATGTCAAGAACGTTGCTAGCAATGTCTAGCTCCCAAGACAGCTGCATAGCCATGCGTCAGTCTGGATGTCTTCCTCTCCTCATCCAGCTCTTACATGGCAACGATAAAGACTCTGTATTGTTAGGAAACTCTCGTGGTAGCAAAGAGGCCCGTGCCAGAGCCAGCGCAGCCCTGCACAACATCATTCACTCCCAGCCTGACGACAAGCGAGGCAGACGGGAAATCCGCGTGCTCCATCTTTTGGAGCAGATCCGTGCGTACTGTGAAACGTGTTGGGAATGGCAGGAGGCACATGAACAAGGCATGGACCAAGACAAAAACCCAA TGCCTGCTCCAGTGGATCATCAAATTTGTCCTGCAGTGTGTGTTTTGATGAAACTTTCATTTGATGAAGAACACAGGCATGCAATGAATGAGCTTG GAGGTTTGCAGGCCATTGCTGAACTGTTGCAAGTAGATTGTGAAATGTATGGACTTACAAATGATCACTATAGTGTTACCTTAAGGAGGTATGCTGGAATGGCTCTGACAAACCTGACTTTTGGAGATGTGGCAAACAAG GCTACTTTATGTTCTATGAAGGGCTGCATGAGAGCTCTTGTAGCCCAATTGAAATCTGAAAGTGAAGACTTACAGCAG GTCATTGCAAGTGTGTTGAGGAACTTGTCCTGGCGAGCAGATGTAAACAGTAAAAAGACTCTAAGAGAAGTTGGAAGTGTGAAAGCATTGATGGAATGCGCTTTAGAAGTTAAGAAG GAATCCACACTAAAAAGTGTTCTGAGTGCCTTATGGAATTTGTCAGCACACTGTACTGAGAACAAAGCTGATATATGTGCTGTTGATGGTGCTCTTGCATTTCTAGTCGGCACACTGACATACCGGAGCCAAACAAACACTTTAGCCATCATAGAAAGTGGAGGAGGAATATTAAGAAATGTTTCTAGCTTAATTGCCACTAATGAGGACCACAG GCAAATCTTGCGAGAGAACAGCTGCTTACAAACCTTGTTACAACACTTGAAATCGCACAGTTTGACAATAGTCAGTAATGCATGTGGGACACTGTGGAATCTTTCTGCACGAAATGCGAAGGATCAGGAGGCCCTGTGGGACATGGGAGCAGTCAGCATGCTGAAAAATCTCATTcactcaaaacacaaaatgataGCCATGGGTAgtgctgcagctctgagaaACCTCATGGCAAACAGGCCAGCAAAATATAAGGATGCCAACATTATGTCTCCAGGATCAAGCTTACCATCTCTTcatgtcagaaaacaaaaggctCTGGAAGCAGAATTAGATGCTCAGCATTTATCAGAGACTTTTGACAACATTGATAATTTAAGCCCAAAAGCATCTCACCGCAATAAGCAGAGACATAAACAAAATATATACAGTGAGTACGTCTTGGACTCCAGTCGGCATGATGATAGTGTATGCAGATCAGAGAGTTTTAATGCTGGTAATATGACTGTACTTTCACCATATTTAAATACTACAGTATTGCCAGGCTCCTCCTCTTCCAATAGGGGAAACATAGAAAATTCTCGATCTGAGAAAGACAGAAGTCTTGATAGGGATCTAGAAGTAGGTTTAAATACCTAtcatccagctgcagagaatACTGGGAACTCCTCTAAGAGAATAGGAATGCAGATTTCTACTGCTGCAGCTCAGATTGCCAAAGTTATGGAAGAAGTAACAAGCATGCATATTCCACAAGAAGACAGAAGTTCTGGTTCCACTTCTGAAATGCAGTGTTtgacagaagacagaaatggcCCGAGGAGATCAGCCACTGCCCATACTCACTCAAATACATACTTTCCTAAATCTGAGAATTCAAGCAGGACATGTCCTGTGCCTTATACAAAAATGGAATACAAGAGAGCCTCAAATGATAGCTTAAATAGTGTCAGCAGCAGTGATGGTTATGGTAAAAGAGGCCAAATGAAACCTTCCATTGAATCTTACTCTGAAGATGATGAAAGTAAATTCTGTAGTTATGGTCAATATCCAGCTGACTTGGCACATAAGATTCATAGTGCGAATCACATGGATGACAATGATGGAGAGCTAGACACTCCTATTAATTACAGTCTTAAATACTCAGATGAGCAGTTAAATTCTGGAAGACAAAGTCCCTCTCAGAATGAAAGATGGGCAAGGCCTAAGCATATAATAGAtgatgaaatgaaacaaagtgAGCAAAGGCAGTCAAGGAGCCAAAATGCAAGCTACCCTGTGTACACCGACAGTGGAGATGATAAACACATGAAATATCAGTCACCTTTTGGGCAGCAAGAGTGTGTTTCTTCCTTCCGATCAAGAGGATCCAATGGCTCAGATCAGAACAGAGTAGGCTCAACTCTTGGAATGAATCAGAAGGTAAACCAGTCCTTGTGCCAGGTTGATGATTATGATGATGATAAGCCAACCAACTATAGTGAACGTTACTCTGAGGAGGAACAACATGAAGAGGAAGACAGACCAACTAATTATAGCATAAAGTACAATGAAGAGGAACATCACGTTGATCAGCCGATTGATTATAGTTTAAAATACTCAACAGAAGTTCCTCCTTCTTCTCAGAAACCatcttttactttttcaaagACTTCTTCAGTGCAAAGCACTAAAACTGACCATATTTCCTCAAGCAGCGGGAACACATCAGCCCCCTCAGCTGGTTCAAAGAGACAGAATCAGCTTCATCCAAATTCTGCACAGAGCAGAGGTGGTCATGCACAAAAGACTGCCTCCTGTAAAACTCCCTCTATTAATCAGGAAACTATACAGACTTACTGTGTGGAAGATACCCCAATATGTTTTTCAAGGTGTAGCTCTTTGTCGTCTTTGTCATCAGCTGAAGATGAAATAGGACGTGATCAATCCACACGTGTGACAGATGCTAATAACACATTGCAGATAGCAGAACTAAAGGAAAACAGTGGGGCTCTATCTACAGAAGGGGCAGTAAGTGAAATCACATCAACATCACAACACATCAGAACAAAATCCAGCAGAATTCAGACTTCTAGTTTATCTCCTTCTGATTCCTCTAGACATAAAGCTGTTGAATTTTCTTCAGGTGCCAAATCTCCCTCCAAGAGTGGTGCACAGACTCCTAAAAGCCCACCAGAACATTATGTGCAGGAAACACCACTCATGTTCAGCAGATGTACTTCTGTAAGTTCCCTGGATAGTTTTGAAAGCCGTTCAATTGCCAGTTCAGTTCAAAGTGAGCCTTGTAGTGGAATGGTAAGTGGCATTATAAGTCCCAGTGACCTTCCAGATAGCCCAGGACAAACAATGCCTCCAAGCAGAAGTAAAACGCCACCCCCTACTCAAGGAGTTCAAGTAAAAAGAGAGGTAGCTAAAGGTAAAGTACCTTGTGCGGAAAAGAGAGACCCTGGTCCTAGACAGGCAGCTGTAAATGCAGCTGTTCAAAGAGTTCAGGTACTTCCAGAGGCTGATACGCTATTACATTTTGCTACAGAAAGCACACCGGATGGGTTTTCCTGCTCCTCTAGCCTGAGTGCTCTGAGTCTTGATGAGCCGTTTATACAGAAAGATGTAGAGTTAAGAATAATGCCTCCAGTTCATGAAAATGAACATGGAAACGAAGCAGAACCTGAACAATCAGATGATACAAAGGATAACCAAGAGAAGAAAGTGGAGAAGCctgctgaagcagaaaaagacattttggaTGAttctgatgatgatgatgatattGAAATACTGGAAGCATGTATTATTTCTGCAATGCCAACTAAGTCTTCACGTAAAGCCAAAAAGCCTTCCCAAGGATCTGCTCCAAAAATACCTCCTCCTGTAGCCAGAAAGCCCAGCCAGTTGCCAGTTTACAAACTTTTGCCTTCACAAAGCAGACTGCAATCCCAAAAGCACGTGAGTTTTACACCAGGAGATGATATGCCACGGGTATATTGTGTTGAGGGTACACCAATAAATTTTTCAACAGCTACATCTCTGAGTGATCTCACAATAGAATCGCCACCGAGTGAGTTGGCCAATGTAGACAGTGTGGGTACAGGAGCAGACTCAGGGGAATTTGAAAAGCGAGACACCATTCCTACAGAAGGTAGAAGTAATGATGATACTCAGAGAGCAAAAAGCTCAGCTGTGACTTCCCCAGGCCTGTATGATGACAAAACAGAAGAGGGTGATATTCTGGCTGAGTGCATTAACTCAGCTATgccaaaaggaaaaagtcaCAAACCTTTCAGAGTGAAGAAGATAATGGATCAAATTCAACAAGCATCTTCATCGCTAAGTaacaaaaaccaaccagaaGGTGAGAAAAAGAAGCCAACATCACCAGTAAAGCCTGTTCCCCAAAATAATGAATACAGAGCACGTGTAAGAAAAACCACAGAGCCTAAAAGCAATATTAATAATGAAAGAAGCTATCCAGAGAACAGAGATGCAAAGAAACagaatcttaaaaataattcgAGAGATTTTAATGACAAATTGCCAAATAATGAAGAACGTGTAAGAGGAAGCTTTGCATTTGATTCCCCTCATCATTACACACCTATTGAGGGAACGCCTTATTGTTTTTCACGGAATGATTCCCTAAGTTCTTTAGattttgatgatgatgatgttgaCCTTTCAagggagaaggcagaattaagaaaaggaaaagaagcaaaggaaacagaaaataaagactgCACTAATCCAGAACAGTCTTCAAGTCAGCAACCAAGTAACAGGACACAAGTTTGCCAAAAACACCCAACAAGTAGAAGTCAACCTAAAACTTTCTCTCAGTCAGCTAAAGATATTCCAGACAGAGGAGCAGCTACAGATGAGAAGACACAGAATTTTGCTATTGAAAACAcacctgtttgtttttctcgCAATTCATCTCTTAGTTCCCTCAGTGATATTGATCaagaaaacaataacaacaaagaaGGGGAACCTGCAAAACGAACTGAGGCTCCCGATTCACAGATGGAATCAAACAGACCACAGACTTCTGGTTATGCACCTAAATCATTTCATGTTGAAGATACTCCTGTATGTTTCTCTAGAAACAGTTCTCTGAGTTCTCTTAGCATTGACTCAGAAGACGATCTTTTGCAGGAATGCATTAGTTCTGCTAtgcctaaaaagaaaaaaccctcaaggATAAAGAGTGAAAGTGAAAAAAGTAATCCCAGAAATACAGGTGGTATATCAGCAGAAGATTTAACACTGGATTTGAGAGGGATACAGAGGCCAGATTCAGAACATGGTTTCTCACCTGATTCAGAGAACTTTGATTGGAAAGCTATACAAGAAGGTGCAAATTCTATAGTTAGTAGCTTGCATCAAGCTGCGGCTGCTGCATCGTTGTCTAGACAAGCTTCTTCAGACTCTGATTCTATCCTTTCATTAAAATCTGGTATTTCTCTAGGGTCACCATTTCATCTTACCCCAGACCAAGAAGAAAAACCCTTCACTAGTAATAAAGGTCCAAGAATTCTTAAACCAGGAGAGAAGAGCACACTGGAGTCTAAAAAAGCAGAATCTGAAAGTAGGGGAATCAAAGGAGGGAAGAAGGTGTATAAAAGTATAATTACAGGAAAAGCTCGCTCCAATTCAGAAGTTTCAAGCCAGCTGAAGCAACCACAACAGACAAGTGTGCCTTCAATTTCACGTGGTAGGACAATGATCCATATTCCTGGAGTTCGGAATAGTTCTTCAAGTACAAGTCCTGTTTCCAAAAAAGGGCCCCCACTCAAAAACACAAACTCCAAGAGTCCCAGTGAAGGCCAAAGTTTGACTAGTTCTCCAAGAGGAGTCAAGTCATCAGTTAAACCTGAGCCATCTCCTGTAACTAGGCAGCCATCAGGGTTGAACCAGAGTGGGTCAAGTAAAGGACCTTCTAGATCAGGATCCAGAGACTCCACTCCTTCTAGACCTCAACAGCAGCCATTAAGTAGGCCTTTGCAATCTCCTGGCCGAACCTCTATTTCTCCAGGAAGGAATGGTATAAGTCCTCCCAACAAACTGTCTCAGTTGCCAAGGACATCATCTCCTAGCACAGCTTCAACTAAATCTTCAAGTTCAGGTAGAATGTCGTACACATCACCAGGCAGGCAGATGAGCCAGCAAAACCTTACAAAACAAACTGCCTTACCTAAGAGTACCAGTAGCATTCCACGAAGTGAGTCTGCCTCAAAAGGGTTAAACCAAGCTCTCAGCAGTGGTGGATCAAACAAAAAGACTGAGCTGTCCCGAATGTCATCCACAAAATCTAGTGGAAGTGAATCTGACAGATCTGAGAGACCTGTTCTTGTTCGTCAGTCAACTTTTATTAAAGAAGCTCCAAGCCCAACGCTAAGACGGAAATTAGAAGAGTCAGCTTCATTTGAATCTCTGTCTCCTTCCAGGCCGGATTCTCCCACAAGGTCCCAACTACAGACCCCAGTTTTAAGTCCATCTCTTCCTGATATGTCTATATCCACTCATTCAACTGCCCAGACTAGTGGTTGGCGAAAATTACCCCCTAATCTAAGCCCTTCTGTAGAGTATGATGGGAGACCAGCAAAACGTCATGATATAGCTCGTTCTCATTCTGAGAGTCCATCTAGACTGCCGATCAATAGATCAGGAACATGGAAGCGTGAGCATAGTAAGCATTCCTCGTCACTTCCTCGTGTAAGCACTTGGCGAAGAACTGGAAGTTCCTCCTCAATTCTGTCAGCCTCCTCAGAATCCagtgaaaaggcaaaaagtgAAGATGAAAAGCAACCTGGAAGTTCTCTTTCTGgacacaagcaaaacaaagaaagccAAGTACCAGCAAAAGGtacttggagaaaaataaaagaaaacgaAATTCCTCAGATAATAAATGATCCTCAGCATTCTTCCTCGGGTACCACAAATGGCTCTGATTCCAAAACTCTCATCTATCAGATGGCACCAGCTGTCTCCAAGACAGAGGATGTGTGGGTGAGGATAGAGGACTGCCCAATTAATAATCCTCGATCTGGAAGGTCCCCAACTGGAAATACTCCCCCTGTTATTGACAGTGTTTCAGAGAAAGGGGGTGTGAATGGTAAAGATTCTAAAGAgattcaagaaaaacaaaccccagggAATGGAGGTGTTTCTGTTCGTACCATTGGTTTAGAAAATCGTCTGAACTCTTTCTTTCAGATGGACAGTCCAGACAAGAAAGGCACTGAAACAAAGCCTCTGCAGAATAATCCTGTCTCTGCACCAGAAAGCAATGAAAGTACTGTGAGTGAGCGTACACCATTCAGTTCCAGTAGCTCGAGCAAACATAGCTCCCCCATTGGTGCTGTTGCAGCAAGAGTGACGCCTTTCAACTACAATCCAAGCCGCAGGAAGAGTAGTGTGGACAACAGCTCTGCTCGGCCATCACAAATACCAACACCAGTAAATAACAGCACAAAGAAACGTGACTCCAAGTCTGAAAATCCAGACTCTAGTGGAACTCAGAGTCCTAAACGTCTCTCTGGCTCCTACCTG ATGCCTCCCGAACTGTCATTTCTCATCTAG